From a region of the Mauremys mutica isolate MM-2020 ecotype Southern chromosome 12, ASM2049712v1, whole genome shotgun sequence genome:
- the LOC123346277 gene encoding zinc finger protein 585B-like isoform X1, whose translation MQETYEMVTSLGFPLAKPELIVCLEQGEEPWVPDLQACEERWLPRCPHTAGAERGNENEEENHHQEVPGEVQPQATFVGGAEGKCFSPKSALKSLKKSHTGERPHKCLDCGKSFMQRSHLVRHQAIHTGERPHKCLDCGKSFIKRSNLVRHKAIHTGERPHKCLDCGKSFIRRSEFVYHQAVHTGERPHKCLDCGKSFMQRSHPVQHLAIHTGARPHKCLDCGKRFKHRSHLVQHQAIHTGDRPHKCLDCGKRFKHRSHLVQHQAIHTGDRPHKCLDCGKSFIPRSELVKHQAVHTGERPHKCLDCGKIFTHRSALVNHQSVHTGERPHKCVDCEKSFKRRSSLVQHQAIHTGERPHKCLDCGKSFIRRSEFVYHQAIHTGERPHKCLDCGKSFIRRSQLVQHQAIHTGERPHKCLDCGKRFIKRSDLVSHQVVHTGERPHKCLDCAESFIRRSDLVCHQSVHTGERPHKCLDCGKSFIRRSDLVCHQSGHTGERPHKCVDCEKSFIKRSNLVRHQAIHTGERPHKCLDCGKSFIRRSDLVQHQAVHTGERPPQVLAL comes from the exons atgcaggagaccTATGAgatggtgacctcgctgg GATTTCCCCTTGCCAAACCTGAGCTTATCGTCTGCCTGGagcaaggggaagagccgtgggtgccgGATCTCCAGGCCTGCGAGGAAAGATGGCTTCCGAGATGCCCCCatacag caggtgctgagcgagggaatgagaatgaggaggagaatcaTCATCAGGAAGTTCCTGGAGAAGTGCAACCCCAGGCGACCTTTGTGGGAGGAGCTGAAGGGAAATGTTTCAGTCCAAAGTCAGCACTAAAGTCACTTAAGAAaagccacacaggagaaaggccccataagtgcttggactgtgggaaaagtttcatgcaaaggtcacaccttgttcgacatcaggcaatccacacaggagagagaccccacaagtgcttggactgtgggaaaagtttcataaaaaGGTCAAACCTTGTTCGACAtaaggcaatccacacaggagagagaccccacaagtgcttggactgtggaaaaagtttcatacgaaggtcagaatttgtttatcatcaggcagtccacacaggagagagaccccataaatgcttggactgtgggaaaagtttcatgcaGAGGTCACACCCTGTTCAACATctggcaatccacactggagcgagaccccacaagtgcttggactgtgggaaaagattcaaacacaggtcacaccttgttcaacatcaggcaatTCACACAGGAGatagaccccacaagtgcttggactgtgggaaaagattcAAACACAGGTCccaccttgttcaacatcaggcaatTCACACAGGAGatagaccccacaagtgcttggactgtgggaaaagtttcatacctAGGTCAGaacttgttaaacatcaggcagtccacacaggagagagaccccacaagtgcttagactgtgggaaaattTTCACACATAGGTCGGCACTTGTTAATCATcagtcagtccacacaggagagagaccccacaagtgcgtgGACTGTGAGAAAAGTTTCAAAAGAAGGTCAAgccttgttcaacatcaggcaatccacacaggagagagaccccacaagtgcttggactgtgggaaaagtttcatacgaaggtcagaattcgtttatcatcaggcaatccacacaggagagagaccccataagtgcttggactgtgggaaaagtttcatacggaggtcacagcttgttcaacatcaggcaatccacacaggagagagaccccacaagtgcttggactgtgggaaaagattcATAAAAAGGTCAGACCTTGTTTCTCATCAggtagtccacacaggagagagaccccacaagtgcttggactgtgcggaaagtttcatacgaaggtcagaccttgtttgtcatcagtcagtccacacaggagagagaccccacaaatgcttggactgtgggaaaagtttcatacgaaggtcagaccttgtttgtcatcagtcaggccacacaggagagagaccccacaagtgcgtgGACTGTGAGAAAAGTTTCATAAAAAGGTCAAACCTTGttcgacatcaggcaatccacacaggagagagaccccacaagtgcttggactgtgggaaaagtttcatacggaggtcagaccttgttcaacatcaggcagtccacacaggggagagacccccacAGGTGCTTGCTCTGTAG
- the LOC123346277 gene encoding zinc finger protein 665-like isoform X2 has translation MQETYEMVTSLGFPLAKPELIVCLEQGEEPWVPDLQACEERWLPRCPHTGAERGNENEEENHHQEVPGEVQPQATFVGGAEGKCFSPKSALKSLKKSHTGERPHKCLDCGKSFMQRSHLVRHQAIHTGERPHKCLDCGKSFIKRSNLVRHKAIHTGERPHKCLDCGKSFIRRSEFVYHQAVHTGERPHKCLDCGKSFMQRSHPVQHLAIHTGARPHKCLDCGKRFKHRSHLVQHQAIHTGDRPHKCLDCGKRFKHRSHLVQHQAIHTGDRPHKCLDCGKSFIPRSELVKHQAVHTGERPHKCLDCGKIFTHRSALVNHQSVHTGERPHKCVDCEKSFKRRSSLVQHQAIHTGERPHKCLDCGKSFIRRSEFVYHQAIHTGERPHKCLDCGKSFIRRSQLVQHQAIHTGERPHKCLDCGKRFIKRSDLVSHQVVHTGERPHKCLDCAESFIRRSDLVCHQSVHTGERPHKCLDCGKSFIRRSDLVCHQSGHTGERPHKCVDCEKSFIKRSNLVRHQAIHTGERPHKCLDCGKSFIRRSDLVQHQAVHTGERPPQVLAL, from the exons atgcaggagaccTATGAgatggtgacctcgctgg GATTTCCCCTTGCCAAACCTGAGCTTATCGTCTGCCTGGagcaaggggaagagccgtgggtgccgGATCTCCAGGCCTGCGAGGAAAGATGGCTTCCGAGATGCCCCCatacag gtgctgagcgagggaatgagaatgaggaggagaatcaTCATCAGGAAGTTCCTGGAGAAGTGCAACCCCAGGCGACCTTTGTGGGAGGAGCTGAAGGGAAATGTTTCAGTCCAAAGTCAGCACTAAAGTCACTTAAGAAaagccacacaggagaaaggccccataagtgcttggactgtgggaaaagtttcatgcaaaggtcacaccttgttcgacatcaggcaatccacacaggagagagaccccacaagtgcttggactgtgggaaaagtttcataaaaaGGTCAAACCTTGTTCGACAtaaggcaatccacacaggagagagaccccacaagtgcttggactgtggaaaaagtttcatacgaaggtcagaatttgtttatcatcaggcagtccacacaggagagagaccccataaatgcttggactgtgggaaaagtttcatgcaGAGGTCACACCCTGTTCAACATctggcaatccacactggagcgagaccccacaagtgcttggactgtgggaaaagattcaaacacaggtcacaccttgttcaacatcaggcaatTCACACAGGAGatagaccccacaagtgcttggactgtgggaaaagattcAAACACAGGTCccaccttgttcaacatcaggcaatTCACACAGGAGatagaccccacaagtgcttggactgtgggaaaagtttcatacctAGGTCAGaacttgttaaacatcaggcagtccacacaggagagagaccccacaagtgcttagactgtgggaaaattTTCACACATAGGTCGGCACTTGTTAATCATcagtcagtccacacaggagagagaccccacaagtgcgtgGACTGTGAGAAAAGTTTCAAAAGAAGGTCAAgccttgttcaacatcaggcaatccacacaggagagagaccccacaagtgcttggactgtgggaaaagtttcatacgaaggtcagaattcgtttatcatcaggcaatccacacaggagagagaccccataagtgcttggactgtgggaaaagtttcatacggaggtcacagcttgttcaacatcaggcaatccacacaggagagagaccccacaagtgcttggactgtgggaaaagattcATAAAAAGGTCAGACCTTGTTTCTCATCAggtagtccacacaggagagagaccccacaagtgcttggactgtgcggaaagtttcatacgaaggtcagaccttgtttgtcatcagtcagtccacacaggagagagaccccacaaatgcttggactgtgggaaaagtttcatacgaaggtcagaccttgtttgtcatcagtcaggccacacaggagagagaccccacaagtgcgtgGACTGTGAGAAAAGTTTCATAAAAAGGTCAAACCTTGttcgacatcaggcaatccacacaggagagagaccccacaagtgcttggactgtgggaaaagtttcatacggaggtcagaccttgttcaacatcaggcagtccacacaggggagagacccccacAGGTGCTTGCTCTGTAG
- the LOC123346275 gene encoding zinc finger protein 585A-like isoform X2: protein MQENYEMVTSLGFPLAKPELIARLEQGEEPWVPDLQTCEERRLPRCPHTGAERGNENEEENHYQEVPGEVQPQATFVGGAEGKCFSPKSARKSLKKSHTGERPHKCLDCGKSFVQRSHLVCHQSIHTGERPHKCLDCGKSFIRRSHLVCHQSVHTGERLHKCLDCGKSFKHRSHLVKHQSVHTGERPHKCLDCGKSFKHRSHLVQHQSVHTGERLHKCLDCGKSFRRRSALVKHQKIHTGGRPHKCLDCGKSFMQRSHLVKHQAIHTGERPHKCLDCGKSFIRRSNRVEHQAIHTGDRPYKCLDCGKSFKERAYLVKHKAIHTGERPHKCLDCGKSFIQRSDLVCHQSVHTGERPHKCLDCGKSFIRRSHLVCHQSVHTGERPHKCVDCEKSFTRRSNLVRHQAIHTGERPHKCLDCAESFIRRSVLVTHKVVDTGERLHKCLDCGKSFRRRSVLVQHQKIHTGGRPHKCLDCGKSFKQRSHLVQHQSVHTGERPHKCLDCGKSFIQRSELVCHQSVHTGERPHKCVDCEKSFKRRSHLVCHQSVHTGERPHKCLDCEKSFRRRSQLVQHQSVHTGERPHKCLDCGKSFKHRSHLVQHQSVHTGDRPHKCLDCGKSFIRRSQLVCHQSVHTGERPHKCLDCGKSFKHRSNLVEHQAIHTGERLHKCLNCGKRFKQRSSLVHHQAIHTGDRPYKCLDCGESFRRRSALVKHQKIHTGERLHKCVDCGESFIRRSHLVRHKAIHTGERPHKCLDCGKSFIRRSNLVEHQAIHTGE from the exons atgcaggagaactatgagatggtgacctcgctgg GATTTCCCCTTGCCAAACCTGAGCTTATCGCCCGCCTGGagcaaggggaagagccgtgggtgcccgatCTCCAGACCTGCGAGGAAAGAAGGCTTCCAAGATGCCCCCatacag GTGCTGAGCGAGggaatgagaatgaggaggagaatcaTTATCAGGAAGTTCCTGGAGAAGTGCAACCCCAGGCGACCTTTGTGGGAGGAGCTGAAGGGAAATGTTTCAGTCCAAAGTCAGCACGAAAGTCACTTAAGAAaagccacacaggagaaaggccccataagtgcttggactgtgggaaaagtttcgtgcaaaggtcacaccttgtttgtcatcagtcaatccacacaggagagagaccccacaagtgcttggactgtgggaaaagtttcataagaaggtcacaccttgtttgtcatcagtcagtccacacaggagagagactccacaagtgcttggactgtgggaaaagtttcaaacacaggtcacaccttgttaaacatcagtcagtccacacaggagagagaccccacaagtgcttggactgtgggaaaagtttcaaacacaggtcacaccttgttcaacatcagtcagtccacacaggagagagactccacaagtgcttggattgtgggaaaagtttcagacGGAGATCAGCCCTGGTTAAAcaccagaaaatccacacaggagggagaccccacaagtgcttggactgtgggaaaagtttcatgcaaaggtcacaccttgttaaacatcaggcaatccacacaggagagagaccccacaagtgcttggactgtgggaaaagtttcataagaaggtcaAACCGTGTTGAACATCAGGCAATTCACACAGGAGATAGACCctacaagtgcttggactgtgggaaaagtttcaaggAAAGGGCCTACCTTGTTAAACAtaaggcaatccacacaggagagagaccccacaagtgcttggactgtgggaaaagtttcatacaaaggtcagaccttgtttgtcatcagtcagtccacacaggagagagaccccacaagtgcttggactgtgggaaaagtttcatacgaaggtcacaccttgtttgtcatcagtcagtccacacaggagagagaccccacaagtgcgtgGACTGTGAGAAAAGTTTCACAAGAAGGTCAAACCTTGttcgacatcaggcaatccacacaggagagagaccccacaagtgcttggactgtgcgGAAAGTTTCATACGCAGGTCAGTCCTTGTTACACATAAAGTAGTggacacaggagagagactccacaagtgcttggactgtgggaaaagtttcagacGGAGATCAGTCCTGGTTCAAcaccagaaaatccacacaggagggagaccccacaagtgcttggactgtgggaaaagtttcaaacaaaggtcacaccttgttcaacatcagtcagtccacacaggagagagaccccacaagtgcttggactgtgggaaaagtttcatacagaggtcagagCTTGTTTGTCATCAGTccgtccacacaggagagagaccccacaagtgcgtggactgtgagaaaagtttcaaaagaaggtcacaccttgtttgtcatcagtcagtccacacaggagagagaccccacaagtgcttggactgtgagAAAAGTTTCAGAAGAAGGTCACAGCTTGTTCAACATcagtcagtccacacaggagagagaccccacaagtgcttggactgtgggaaaagtttcaaacacaggtcacaccttgttcaacatcagtcTGTCCACACAGGAGacagaccccacaagtgcttggactgtgggaaaagtttcatacggaggtcacagcttgtttgtcatcagtcagtccacacaggagagagaccccacaagtgcttggactgtgggaaaagtttcaaacacAGGTCAAACCTTGttgaacatcaggcaatccacacaggagagagactccacAAGTGCTTGAACTGTGGGAAAAGATTCAAACAGAGGTCAAGCCTTGTTCACCATCAGGCAATTCACACAGGAGATAGACCctacaagtgcttggactgtggggaaaGTTTCAGACGGAGATCAGCCCTGGTTAAAcaccagaaaatccacacaggagagagactccacaagtgcgtggactgtggggaaagtttcataagaaggtcacaccttgttcgacataaggcaatccacacaggagagagaccccacaagtgcttggactgtgggaaaagtttcataagaaggtcaaaccttgttgaacatcaggcaatccacacaggagagtga
- the LOC123346275 gene encoding zinc finger protein 850-like isoform X1, translated as MQENYEMVTSLGFPLAKPELIARLEQGEEPWVPDLQTCEERRLPRCPHTEGAERGNENEEENHYQEVPGEVQPQATFVGGAEGKCFSPKSARKSLKKSHTGERPHKCLDCGKSFVQRSHLVCHQSIHTGERPHKCLDCGKSFIRRSHLVCHQSVHTGERLHKCLDCGKSFKHRSHLVKHQSVHTGERPHKCLDCGKSFKHRSHLVQHQSVHTGERLHKCLDCGKSFRRRSALVKHQKIHTGGRPHKCLDCGKSFMQRSHLVKHQAIHTGERPHKCLDCGKSFIRRSNRVEHQAIHTGDRPYKCLDCGKSFKERAYLVKHKAIHTGERPHKCLDCGKSFIQRSDLVCHQSVHTGERPHKCLDCGKSFIRRSHLVCHQSVHTGERPHKCVDCEKSFTRRSNLVRHQAIHTGERPHKCLDCAESFIRRSVLVTHKVVDTGERLHKCLDCGKSFRRRSVLVQHQKIHTGGRPHKCLDCGKSFKQRSHLVQHQSVHTGERPHKCLDCGKSFIQRSELVCHQSVHTGERPHKCVDCEKSFKRRSHLVCHQSVHTGERPHKCLDCEKSFRRRSQLVQHQSVHTGERPHKCLDCGKSFKHRSHLVQHQSVHTGDRPHKCLDCGKSFIRRSQLVCHQSVHTGERPHKCLDCGKSFKHRSNLVEHQAIHTGERLHKCLNCGKRFKQRSSLVHHQAIHTGDRPYKCLDCGESFRRRSALVKHQKIHTGERLHKCVDCGESFIRRSHLVRHKAIHTGERPHKCLDCGKSFIRRSNLVEHQAIHTGE; from the exons atgcaggagaactatgagatggtgacctcgctgg GATTTCCCCTTGCCAAACCTGAGCTTATCGCCCGCCTGGagcaaggggaagagccgtgggtgcccgatCTCCAGACCTGCGAGGAAAGAAGGCTTCCAAGATGCCCCCatacag AAGGTGCTGAGCGAGggaatgagaatgaggaggagaatcaTTATCAGGAAGTTCCTGGAGAAGTGCAACCCCAGGCGACCTTTGTGGGAGGAGCTGAAGGGAAATGTTTCAGTCCAAAGTCAGCACGAAAGTCACTTAAGAAaagccacacaggagaaaggccccataagtgcttggactgtgggaaaagtttcgtgcaaaggtcacaccttgtttgtcatcagtcaatccacacaggagagagaccccacaagtgcttggactgtgggaaaagtttcataagaaggtcacaccttgtttgtcatcagtcagtccacacaggagagagactccacaagtgcttggactgtgggaaaagtttcaaacacaggtcacaccttgttaaacatcagtcagtccacacaggagagagaccccacaagtgcttggactgtgggaaaagtttcaaacacaggtcacaccttgttcaacatcagtcagtccacacaggagagagactccacaagtgcttggattgtgggaaaagtttcagacGGAGATCAGCCCTGGTTAAAcaccagaaaatccacacaggagggagaccccacaagtgcttggactgtgggaaaagtttcatgcaaaggtcacaccttgttaaacatcaggcaatccacacaggagagagaccccacaagtgcttggactgtgggaaaagtttcataagaaggtcaAACCGTGTTGAACATCAGGCAATTCACACAGGAGATAGACCctacaagtgcttggactgtgggaaaagtttcaaggAAAGGGCCTACCTTGTTAAACAtaaggcaatccacacaggagagagaccccacaagtgcttggactgtgggaaaagtttcatacaaaggtcagaccttgtttgtcatcagtcagtccacacaggagagagaccccacaagtgcttggactgtgggaaaagtttcatacgaaggtcacaccttgtttgtcatcagtcagtccacacaggagagagaccccacaagtgcgtgGACTGTGAGAAAAGTTTCACAAGAAGGTCAAACCTTGttcgacatcaggcaatccacacaggagagagaccccacaagtgcttggactgtgcgGAAAGTTTCATACGCAGGTCAGTCCTTGTTACACATAAAGTAGTggacacaggagagagactccacaagtgcttggactgtgggaaaagtttcagacGGAGATCAGTCCTGGTTCAAcaccagaaaatccacacaggagggagaccccacaagtgcttggactgtgggaaaagtttcaaacaaaggtcacaccttgttcaacatcagtcagtccacacaggagagagaccccacaagtgcttggactgtgggaaaagtttcatacagaggtcagagCTTGTTTGTCATCAGTccgtccacacaggagagagaccccacaagtgcgtggactgtgagaaaagtttcaaaagaaggtcacaccttgtttgtcatcagtcagtccacacaggagagagaccccacaagtgcttggactgtgagAAAAGTTTCAGAAGAAGGTCACAGCTTGTTCAACATcagtcagtccacacaggagagagaccccacaagtgcttggactgtgggaaaagtttcaaacacaggtcacaccttgttcaacatcagtcTGTCCACACAGGAGacagaccccacaagtgcttggactgtgggaaaagtttcatacggaggtcacagcttgtttgtcatcagtcagtccacacaggagagagaccccacaagtgcttggactgtgggaaaagtttcaaacacAGGTCAAACCTTGttgaacatcaggcaatccacacaggagagagactccacAAGTGCTTGAACTGTGGGAAAAGATTCAAACAGAGGTCAAGCCTTGTTCACCATCAGGCAATTCACACAGGAGATAGACCctacaagtgcttggactgtggggaaaGTTTCAGACGGAGATCAGCCCTGGTTAAAcaccagaaaatccacacaggagagagactccacaagtgcgtggactgtggggaaagtttcataagaaggtcacaccttgttcgacataaggcaatccacacaggagagagaccccacaagtgcttggactgtgggaaaagtttcataagaaggtcaaaccttgttgaacatcaggcaatccacacaggagagtga